One stretch of Candidatus Coatesbacteria bacterium DNA includes these proteins:
- the glgD gene encoding glucose-1-phosphate adenylyltransferase subunit GlgD, which translates to MRDEKTKVLIMAGGMGEGLTVLTTHRAIAAVPFAARYRLIDFPLSNCVNSGLFDIGILAQYHPISLMDHLGSGRAWDLDRKYTGLRLLQPVQTDADNTWYRGTANALKQNIAVFRDHDYVLVLPGDIVYKMDYRGLIRQHRRRRAALTIATAIIDFRDAERYGIVEVAEDDRIVSFKEKPTASEGTVASMAVYLFDANYLRHHLEELGPEQNDLVRDIIIPAVREGVVHQYPFNGYWSDVGELYNYYKANMELLSARPRLDIEDARFPVMTPTDEMPPAKFGPDSHVVRSLVANGSIVNGKVINSIISRGVYVEEGALVRDSILLGDIKVRGGAAVDRSIVDKHCVLGAGVRLGHGEIGGPNESHPDWVTGGITVVGKNVELPDGVTVGRHVCISPDTAAESLVEGVESGRTVGEVKHR; encoded by the coding sequence TTGCGCGACGAGAAAACCAAGGTGTTGATCATGGCCGGCGGCATGGGCGAGGGTCTGACCGTGCTGACGACGCATCGCGCCATCGCCGCGGTGCCCTTCGCCGCCCGTTACCGGTTGATCGACTTCCCGCTCTCCAACTGCGTCAACTCCGGTCTCTTCGATATCGGCATCCTGGCCCAGTACCACCCGATCAGCCTGATGGACCATCTGGGTTCGGGGCGGGCCTGGGACCTGGACCGTAAGTACACGGGGCTGCGCCTGCTGCAACCGGTGCAGACCGACGCCGACAATACCTGGTACCGGGGCACGGCCAACGCCCTCAAGCAGAATATCGCGGTCTTTCGCGACCACGACTACGTTCTGGTACTGCCGGGAGATATCGTCTACAAGATGGACTACCGGGGCCTGATTCGTCAGCACCGCCGCCGCCGCGCCGCGCTGACCATCGCCACGGCGATCATCGACTTTCGCGACGCCGAGCGCTACGGCATCGTCGAGGTGGCCGAGGACGACCGCATCGTCAGCTTCAAGGAGAAACCCACGGCTTCCGAGGGCACCGTGGCCAGTATGGCCGTCTACCTGTTCGACGCCAACTACCTGCGCCATCATCTCGAGGAGCTGGGCCCGGAGCAGAATGATCTGGTGCGCGACATAATCATCCCCGCCGTTCGGGAGGGTGTGGTCCACCAATATCCCTTCAATGGTTACTGGAGCGACGTCGGTGAGTTGTACAACTACTACAAGGCCAACATGGAGCTGCTGTCGGCCCGGCCGCGGCTGGATATCGAGGACGCGCGCTTTCCGGTGATGACGCCGACGGACGAGATGCCGCCGGCCAAGTTCGGTCCCGACAGCCACGTCGTGCGCAGCCTGGTGGCCAACGGCTCGATCGTCAACGGCAAGGTCATCAATTCGATCATCAGCCGCGGGGTTTACGTCGAAGAAGGTGCCCTGGTGCGCGACTCGATCCTGCTGGGGGACATCAAGGTCCGGGGCGGCGCCGCCGTCGACCGCTCGATCGTCGACAAGCACTGCGTTCTCGGCGCCGGGGTCCGCCTGGGTCACGGTGAGATCGGCGGTCCCAACGAGAGCCATCCGGACTGGGTCACCGGCGGCATTACCGTGGTGGGCAAGAACGTCGAGCTGCCCGACGGCGTCACCGTGGGCCGCCACGTCTGCATCTCCCCGGACACCGCGGCGGAGTCGCTGGTCGAAGGTGTGGAGAGCGGCCGGACCGTCGGCGAGGTCAAACACCGTTGA
- a CDS encoding DUF362 domain-containing protein, translated as MARATVAVVKTKPETVIEDTARAMRLAEYEQALPPGKTTILKDNISWHLPMPSANTTPWQLEGVVKAMRSSEGRGDLVAVENKTVVTVAEKGDVYNKYRPLYEKYDIPLLFNFRSDHMTWKIYEPKAEMLVLDRIFPEGIRIPDYFHGKNIIHLPTVKCHIYTTTTGAMKNAFGGLLATRRHYTHSWIHKTLVDLLAIQREIHPGLFCVMDGTTVGNGPGPRTLIPVRKDLMLASADQTAIDAVAAKMMGFEPLELEYIRLAHERGLGTGRLDEMNIVGDVDVEQESWGFQVGDNLASTAGDFIWFGPLRPIQKLFFHTPLVSVFVAASDFYHDTFWWNLKGAKVYRNWLDESPWGHLFEKYEPHFARER; from the coding sequence ATGGCCCGCGCCACCGTCGCCGTCGTCAAGACCAAGCCCGAAACCGTCATCGAGGACACCGCCCGGGCGATGCGCCTCGCCGAGTACGAACAGGCCCTGCCGCCGGGTAAGACGACCATCCTCAAAGACAACATCTCCTGGCACCTGCCGATGCCCTCGGCCAACACCACCCCCTGGCAGCTCGAGGGCGTCGTCAAGGCCATGCGGTCCAGCGAGGGCCGCGGCGACCTGGTGGCCGTCGAGAACAAGACCGTGGTCACCGTCGCCGAGAAGGGCGACGTCTACAACAAGTACCGCCCGCTGTACGAGAAGTACGATATCCCCCTGCTGTTCAACTTCCGCAGCGACCACATGACCTGGAAGATCTACGAGCCCAAGGCCGAGATGCTGGTCCTCGACCGCATCTTCCCCGAGGGCATCCGTATCCCCGATTACTTCCACGGCAAGAACATCATCCACCTGCCCACGGTCAAGTGCCACATCTACACCACCACCACCGGGGCGATGAAGAACGCCTTCGGCGGCCTGTTGGCCACCCGGCGCCACTACACTCACTCCTGGATCCACAAGACCCTCGTCGATCTCCTGGCCATTCAGCGGGAAATCCACCCCGGCCTGTTCTGCGTGATGGACGGCACCACCGTCGGTAACGGTCCCGGGCCGCGGACCCTGATCCCCGTGCGCAAGGACCTGATGCTGGCCTCGGCCGACCAGACCGCCATCGACGCCGTGGCCGCCAAGATGATGGGCTTCGAGCCCCTCGAGCTCGAGTACATCCGCCTGGCCCACGAGCGCGGCCTGGGCACCGGCCGCCTCGACGAGATGAACATCGTCGGCGACGTCGACGTCGAACAGGAAAGCTGGGGCTTCCAGGTCGGCGACAACCTGGCCTCGACCGCCGGGGACTTCATCTGGTTCGGACCGCTGCGCCCGATCCAGAAGCTGTTCTTCCACACACCCCTGGTGTCGGTCTTCGTCGCCGCCAGCGATTTCTACCACGACACCTTCTGGTGGAACCTCAAGGGCGCCAAGGTGTATCGCAACTGGCTCGACGAGTCCCCCTGGGGTCATTTGTTCGAGAAGTACGAACCGCACTTCGCGAGGGAGAGGTAA
- a CDS encoding methyltransferase domain-containing protein, with the protein MGRYYAEYLKTRVDYRGGPILDAGCCGGETLIELVKAFPRSKLAGVDLSEELLELARSRAEEEGLAQRIDFRRADVTALPFPDDQFEFVLSQDMLQVVLDAAALVDELARVSRSEGFFYIRAIKRSWLAALVPILKIAFSAAEARELLNETRLRPWRLVENTWYYTILPQGAPE; encoded by the coding sequence CTGGGGCGCTACTACGCCGAGTACCTGAAAACGAGGGTGGACTACCGGGGCGGGCCCATTCTGGACGCCGGCTGCTGCGGCGGCGAGACCCTGATCGAGCTGGTTAAGGCCTTCCCACGGAGCAAGCTGGCGGGGGTGGACCTTTCCGAAGAGCTGCTGGAGCTGGCCCGGAGTCGGGCGGAGGAGGAGGGGTTGGCGCAGCGGATCGACTTCCGCCGGGCCGACGTCACCGCGCTGCCCTTCCCCGACGACCAGTTCGAGTTCGTCCTCAGCCAGGACATGCTCCAGGTGGTGCTGGACGCCGCGGCCCTGGTCGACGAGCTGGCGCGGGTCAGCCGGTCGGAGGGTTTCTTCTACATCCGGGCGATCAAGCGTTCCTGGCTGGCGGCGCTGGTGCCGATCCTCAAGATCGCCTTTTCGGCGGCGGAAGCCCGGGAACTGCTAAACGAAACCCGGCTGCGCCCCTGGCGGCTTGTCGAAAACACCTGGTACTACACGATCCTGCCGCAGGGCGCGCCGGAGTAG
- a CDS encoding helix-turn-helix domain-containing protein: MRHLCSICETPMERARGDYPFPESGLSGVVLRDIQLLKCPKCGAIDPIIPRFKHLFYFLARILLKKESILCGEEIHFLRLHLGMNAKEFADLVGVDKSTLSRWEHDRQRISPTNDRLIRLIVYSLMKQQPLNELKRLIHIEHPDDHTCAKFIVEERDGEYHAEIA; the protein is encoded by the coding sequence ATGAGACATCTGTGCAGCATCTGCGAAACACCGATGGAACGTGCCCGGGGCGATTACCCCTTTCCCGAGAGCGGGTTATCAGGGGTGGTGCTGAGAGACATTCAGTTACTCAAGTGTCCAAAGTGCGGAGCCATCGATCCCATCATCCCAAGGTTTAAACATCTGTTCTATTTCCTGGCCCGAATATTGTTGAAGAAAGAGAGCATACTCTGTGGCGAGGAGATACATTTTCTCAGATTGCATTTGGGGATGAATGCCAAGGAGTTCGCCGACCTGGTGGGGGTGGATAAATCAACCCTCTCCCGCTGGGAACACGACCGACAGCGGATTAGTCCGACCAACGATCGCCTGATCCGGTTGATTGTATACAGCTTGATGAAACAACAGCCGCTAAATGAGCTCAAGCGATTGATCCACATTGAGCACCCCGATGATCACACCTGCGCCAAGTTCATCGTCGAGGAGCGCGACGGCGAGTACCACGCCGAGATTGCCTGA